The genomic window TCGTTCTTATGTGCATAAACTACTGGATGGTAGAAGAGGCCGAGCCTTGCCCAACAGTAAGGTTGCCTTGTTGCAACGTCGAGTTCAGTGGCTCGAAACATGAAAATAACCTTTTATATGATAGGATAACCCGGCATATATTTCACCATCTCATTGAATTTTACCGGCAAAATTTTTTGTCGTTTGCAGCATTAGGTGGTGTTCGGTTGTACGTAGTCATCAAAGACGTTGACGCGACAAAGGGCTGTGGTAAAATATGATTCTTATCATAATTTATCACATGGGTGATGCAAGATAACGAAGACTTTAGCTCAGTCATGATCGAGGATAATGGAAAATGGAAGCTTCTTTGTTTGTGATGGGTAGCACAACAATTTATGAATGAGCAAGTTGGTCCAACCGTGCTACTCCCGTTctgtgatattttattttctgattttaccGTTGGTCAGTCCGATCATCAAGTGGCCTTTATCCAATCAATAGCCTTTTTCAGAATAATAggtttatcttattataatccATCCAAAGTGGGTATATGACCCCGGCTTCTTGGATTGCATTGGAGAACCATAAGCTCAAACAGCACTTGAACAGAAGCTTGAAGTTGTTCCGAGAGCACCATGGCTACCCAGGTCTTTGTGGATTGGAAGGGAAATCCAGTCAACAAAAAGAAGCATGGTGGAGTCAGAAGTTCATATTTCATCTACTGTAAGTAGCCTCACACACTGCTCTTTGTTCTTCTACTCATCTGATTGCAAAATTGGTGCTGACAAATCTTATGTGGTTTTATAGACATAACAAGAACAAAGCAAAAAAGTGACAAAAAGTGGGATTTTGATGTCTGCTGTTTAAGAATTAACGAGTTTGCTCATTTTGCAGTCATGGTAGTGATGGGAAACATAGCCTTTGTGCCCAACATGCTGAACTTGGTTAACTACCTACAAGGCACCATGCATATGGGCATTTCAAGCTCTTCAACCACAGTCACAAACTTTATCGGTGCCGCATGCGGCTTTGCTCTGTTGGGAGCTTTTCTTTCAGACTCATACATCACACGATTTAAAACCATACTCATATTCGGCCCTGTGGACTTCTTGGTGACACGTCTCTCCCTTTCTGCTGCATGAACTCATGCAGCTTCTCTATTTgtttgttcttatttatatgtacATATTTATCTATCTGAAAAGAGTTCGGCTCATTGAAAATATCTTGCCTTTCTTTTTCCATTCTCTGTTCTTAATTTTGTATCGTGGAATCGAAATCTTGAGACCTGTTCCATAAGTTGCTTAATATTAAGGGtcacataaatttttatatgtaaaGAATAATGGAGGTAAAAGATTATTAAAGTTCTACACTTAATAGCAGTTAGCACAAGTACATTTACACACAAATAGTGACCAACAAGGAGATTTGTTTCAAAGATGCCCAAGCTAGAAGTTATGATGATAACAGAAATTACAATGATACAATATGACATACCTGCCAAAGATGTTCTGCTCTTGGTTTATTTAACAAATTGATATGGAAATTAGAGCTATTTTATCTCACAAATCTCCTATTTCAGGGTTATGCGTTGCTAGCATTGCAAGCACACCTCCCATCACTCCATCCATCAGACTGTGACATGAATGGGCAACAGAACAATTGCGAGCAAGTTCATGGCTTCAACTCTGCCCTGCTTTATATTGCTCTGTACACCACTGCTTTGGGTGAGGGCTGCGTGCGTGCTTCCTTGCCATCTTTGGGAGGAGATCAATTCGACGACAAGGACCCAGTTGAGTTACAACTCAAGACCAGCTTTTTCAACTGGTTCACCTTTGGAATTTCATTGGGAGGTTTCATAGGCCTCACACTTGTGGTGTGGATTGAGAACAACAAGGGATGGGATATTGGTTTTGGTGTCTCTGCACTTGCAATTCTCCTAGGAGTGCTAGCAGTAGCTAGTGGTGTCTCTTTCTATCGCAATCAGATACCAAAAGGAAGTCCTCTGACTCGAATAGTGCAGGTAAATCTTCTAAACTAGAAGATAAATTTAATATGACATGTTCGATTGTAGGGCTCAAAATTCTTCTAATatgttttgttcatcagtatgtcTCAAGTTTCTTACAAACAAATTTAAATCAGACGTATGGGTTCGAGTGCTATATTTTGCTGATCTTCCCCACTTCAGGTTTTTGTGGCTGCGTTCAAAAATCGAAAGCTCGTGTTGCCTGAAAATGTAAACCAACTGCAACATAATTGTGAGGATATGGATATCATTGAAGTCCTTCCTCACACAAAGGGTTTCAAGTGAGTCTCAAGATCATCTAGTGTCTCTATTTTATGTATGTTCATGTTTTCAGAAAAAAACAGTGACACAAAAGAATTAACATCTCGCATCATGTAGCATCTAAAACAATTTGCTGTCCCAACTAAACCTTTTAAGTAGCATCATTGTTTACATAATGACTTGCGTGTTCATATAATCATTGACAAATGTTCTTTTTTGTGCTTATCAGATTCCTTGATAAAGCTTCAATTAATCATGGAGACACAGGAACTTGGTCCTGCACTGTAACACAAGTGGAGGAGACGAAAATTGTACTTCGAATGCTTCCCATCTTAATCAGCACTGTGCTTGGTTACTTACCTACGCCTGTTCTCTTGACATTCACTGTCCAGCAAGGCAGCACTATGAACACAAAGCTTGGGAAGATCCACATCTCCCCTGCAACTCTCTTTGTAATTCCAGTGATCTTTCAGATGGTGATCCTGGTAATCTATGATCAATTCATTGTGCCCTTCGCACGAAGGATCACAGGATACGTAGGAGGTATTACTAACTTGCAACGCGTGGGCATTGGTTTCGCTGCTTCAGCATTAGCAACATGTGTGGCGGCATTGgtggaaaggaagagaaaaaacaTAGTAGAAGAGCATGGGCTAGAAGACTTTGAAACTGGTGTCCCCATGTCTGTATTTTGGCTCGCACTGCAGTTCTTTCTTTTGGGCATTGTTGATGTAACTTCCTTTGTTGGATTACTGGAATTCTTTAATGGCGAAGCTTCAAGAGGAATGAAATCAATAGGAACAGCCATATTCTGGTGTGTACTTGGGTTGGCATCCCTGTTGGGAACTTTCCTGGTCGACATGGTGAACAAAGCTACCAGACATGGTGCTAGTGGAAGGGGGTGGCTAGAGGGAGCCAACTTGAACAAGAGCCACCTTGATTGGTTTTATTGGTTAGTTACAATCCTTGAACTGGTGGCTCTCTTCAATTATATGTACTGGGCAAGGAGGTATGTCTATAGGCATGATCCCCGTATACCTCAAGAGCTGACTGAAATAGATGATAAGGATTCCTCCAAAACAAAAGACGTGGTTGCAATTTAATCGCATCTCTACATATGGTCGGTGCATGTGACAGTTGTTATCTTCcagaataattaaaaatttgcGATATCAGTGTATGAATATTATTGAAAGCACAAACAATGTAAATGCATCAGTAAGAAGACTGTTTGTTACAATAGACAATATGATGAAGAATTAAAGGATTTTAcacaaaaaggaaagaagaaaaaaaaagaataattaaaTTTGACGTCCTCATCTAGCTAATGCAGTATGGATGGTGACATGTCTTATAAACTATTAACTGATGTAAATAAGAGCGTCATATGGTGCTTATTCATTTCGTTACCTAACCTTTGCTTGCTCAAGTCGCCTAAATCTGTAAATAGTCAACCGTGTGAAGCTTATGACAATGATTATTCTTGACTTTCTCTAACTCACAAAAATGGATTCTACTCTGGATGACGTAGATATTGATCATCCAACCTCAACATAGATGATGTAGACATAAATAGTTCAGGATGCAGAATATTAAATTCAGCTACTATTCACGAGCTTCGCCAACTTATATACATAGCATTAGCTCTCTTATGACATATATCTTGCAACTAAAAGCACACAACTAACTTCACTCTCAAATCAACTCATCTTTCTTCACCCTCCCTACTTCCATCACTATCCCTGCTCATTGCTCATCCTCCCGTAATTTATAGGAAAATCCAGTAATTAAGCATATCATAAATTACTCCCGGGCTTTAGTTTAGTGGCTCCACAGTAGTTGATATGCTACCGCCGGTAAGATTCCCTTCTAACCTTGAAAAATAATAACTACTTAATTGATTTATTTAAGCAGATTTCTGCATTACTAGACAAGCAAAACAACCTGCCTGGTATGGTACCCAAGGGATGAGGTCACCATCTTGATACCATCTCCCATAAATGAGCTGCACCCAATTAATAAGAAGAATATCCCAAGATTCTGGCCACGAATTATTCCTAAGTTTAATAAATTTTAACAAACAGATGTTAATGATCAGAGCCTACACAATGTTTGCCAGGTTAGAAATATCTGGCCATACCATATTTACATAactattctaaaaaaataatattttaaaattcctaTGCGCATCATTAATCAATAGAATAGTTAATCTCGCTAAACTAGTAGAGTCAACATACATCACACGTGGGAAATTTCTTTCTTCCATTGGTTCTTTCTATTGTTGGTTAGGACATCACTGTCATGACTCATGTTGAtggatttttattattttttttattggctCAAAAATTTGTATTCTATTCTGATCTCAAAGTTGATGAGTGCAAGAATAGTTCAGATGCAACAATCAGCATGTGTGTCATCTCTATAGTGAAGATTCTAATTGGTTTTCCAAGCCAAAAATGTCAGGTTCTAATGGCATCTGAATCCACACCAGCCACTTGGCTGCATGCAACTGAAATGCCATTGAATGTTGAAATGGTTAGGCATGATGTTCACAGGACTTCGCTCATCTAATTAGAACTCCTCATATGCCTTTTTTTCCATTGCCATCACTCTTGATGAATGAGCGGGCATGCATAATGGACGGCAACGACATTGTTTTCCTTTATCTATCAAAGCAAGATCGACGCACAAACTAAAACATTGGAGAACAAATGCTTGCCGTGTCGATCCTTTCTCAAGCTTTAAACAAGTATTAACCCCAGTTACCTAACTCAGAAGCAGAAGGCAGTGCAGGGAAGGGGAGCTCTTGACCAAAAATTAGGATAAGCGCCTAGGAAGTGGTCACTGGAGCATGACTTTAGAGAGTTCTGAAGCAAATGGGGCACCAAGGAAAGAAGATTTTGACTATGAGGCATGAGCTTATGGAAATCTAGCGTAGAAAAAATGGTTCAGCAGACAGTGAGCTACCTCTGACTTACTTCCACCTAAAGACAAACTTAGACTGCCATTCTGGCAGAGTAGTTTTATCTGATTAATTGGGTTAGGTGAGAAAAACAGGGGTAGTAGGCTTTTTAAAATATCTATTCTACTCTTGAGAAAAAAGTAGGCTACAAAGATTGTTTGACAGTAAACTGGCATAAACCTGGCTGATTCCCCTCATTCTACTTAAATCATGAATCAAACCAGGACTTGCATAATGACAAAATCCTTTTTGCCTACCCTAGGAAAAAACACAAAAGAAGGACTTTATAATCCTCTTTCTTTcaactttttttctttatttattatcAGATAGAGGAGACAGTAGCCATCCCACCCCTACAAAACCTTAGCATAGGCATCTAGGCAGACCAAGCCCAATGCTCATGGAACCAGTACTTAGATGTGGGATGAAATGGTCAAGGGATAACAACTCTCAAGTTTTGAAGCCTCAACCTGTCACTTATAATGCGAAAGAGGGTACAACTGAGCTACAAGCTCAGGTACATCTGTCAATTAACTAAAATATTGGTGGGGCATCACCAATTATCTCAAGGATAAAATAAGAAAATTATCCAGGTCAAACAATTGTCGAAACATGAACCTCATTCAAATAAATAAGAGATGCAACCCTTGGACCACAGCCTAGATTGCACTCACAATGCCAATATCTAGAGAAAGTGGATGTTGAATTGAACTGTGTTCTGTTATTTCTAGGGGTTTCTCAGAagcatttaatataaaattttattggcttctttaatttctctatgttcattttttttttttcctttttttttagggGGGGTACCAAAAATATTCAAACAGAAAGGAAAACAATTTACTTCTATTCACGCATTGATTAGAAGCAAAACCATCTTTCAGAATCCAATTATCATCATATTATCACTACTCACCATTAAAAATGTaacaatatatcaatatattaaaagTACAAGAAGATTTGAAAgggaaaaaagataaagaaaaatttccATACCCCCGTATTACTCATACAATTTCAAGAATGTCAGCCATTTATTCAGTGTTATACACATACCCTCATATCACTCATACAAAGGTTTGAGACACAAGGTCCTGGATTCACAAGCCTTCCAGCAGTAATTGAATGTCCTTCTGCATAATTTTTACTGATaagatattaaaatattaatatataatctcCACGAGCAGGATATTGAAATACCTATGCGTAACCCCTACTAGCAGAGTATCGAATATACCAATGCATATCCCCAACGGACAGAGTATCTAAACATAGTCTAGCTGCAAGTCAAAATCTGTTttaaatcaaaactcttttctcaAATATATATTTCGTATTTCAAATCACAAAGTTCATGAACCATGGGACAGCAAAATCAACTTGCAACGCATGGGCATTGGCTTTGCTGCTGCATCATTAGCAACATGCGTGGCAGCTTTggtggaaaggaaaagaaaaaacatGGTAGAAGAACATGGTGGCTCTCTTGAATTATTTGTACCGGGCAAGAAGATACGTATATAGGCATGATCCTCGTGTTCCTCAAGAGCTGACTGACATAGATGATAAGGTTTCCTCACAAACAGGAGAGGTGGTTGCAATCTAATCGCAGTTCTACACATTGTCAGTGCatgtgaaaatttttattttccagAGTAATTGGAGACTTATGACATCAGTGTACAAATATTACCGAAGGCACAAATAATGTAATATGTATCAGTGAGAAGACTGTTTGTTGAATAAAGGATTGAGTGCTAATTGGATTAGTGGTGAATATGGACTGGACAATATCCATCCAaatctatttttgtatatgaatcTATCCGGATATAGATAGAATTTAATCATTCGACTGATATCCATATCTGTGTCTATATCCGTCAAAGAAAAATGGACATGGATATGCTTAAACAACTATCTGATTCATATCCGAATATCCGATTTTACTTatattctatttaattttatatagtaacCATTAACTTTGCAAAAAAATATATGATCATATTAACATGCCATTAGCCTCATTTATCAtcaatttagtaatattttttattttatggtcATTACTCATTTCGTTAACTAAACCTTTGCTTGCTTGCTTTAGTCTCCTAAATATGTAAATAATCAACAATGTGGAGCTCATGACTATGATTTTTCTTGACTTTCTCTAACTCACATAAATGAATTTTACTCAAGAACTATGGTGCTGGTTACCGAAAGAAGATGGAGAACCAGTGACCACTCTTCATTCGAGGGAGACCAGAATCAGCCAAAGCATTCATCCACATTGAAGAGGGCCATGTTAAGACGTGTAAGTTCATCCCACTGGAAATGACATCCCTCCTCAGGTGAAGAGGGCTCTATCcatttataagagttttaagatcagattttatgtatgcatttatagattaaatagtttaatttaatattctttcattgtaaaattttttaaatgcatgtatgaaacctctgcgcatcccaacagtggtattagagccacggttccatatgacatgatattatatgcacttagatctataatttaatttagattaaatttgatatatgatatttagatctaaaattagttatacatctgatcgcacaaactggtataaggttgtcctgctataagattTACCTCTTACAatgcaaagattatcctagtttgtactgatcgttattaaatctgattttaaatttaagtatgtaaaatttatttatgatgattattatctgattttgatatgaataaaatataataattaaatctgaaataacttagattagatcaaaattatttagattagatgatcagtAGTGAAGTAATCAGATTGGGTTTGTCACcaggctgtccggtcataggagataacagagattagatctctctttttttcattcaaatggaTCTTCTTATGATctataggggtgccattgtgactatatcccatgaagatgaatgcgaaaagaaaattttatttttctgtaaaattctaagattgtatatatgatacattgtatAAAAAGtatttgcatctaatctttgcaaataaaatctagaatcatgaacatgtttaaaatagttctaaaataattaatgattgattttattactgtttatgcagaattattttgatctaaaattattgcAAGTGTTGTAGTTCGTCTATTCAGTCGATTTAGTAttgtttgggtcgactcaggatcCTGGTTAATCAGCTCAATTtttgttgagctgactcaatgaAACAGACAGAAACTATGATTAACAATTTATCATCAATAAGTCAACTAAATCTcagaacttagtcgacccattatGATGAGTCAGCTCAATCCAGGGATAAGCCAATTCAAGTTTCAGATATAAATAATCGtgcatgaaaattaattataaaaatattttataaaatttgaaattatttttaaatatcaaatcccTACCCACAGCCTCaaaattaattgagaattaagttgaacaaattagatctaaaattatgaattaaaaatctaatgtcattcgcataaaataggggtgatggatttatgggttagcttgatcagatcctcttaattgggttagacctagaattagaatcaaagatcaaatggactaaatagagaaattgattaagtctaatcaaaaattgaattagattaaatcaaaatttttttagagccaatacaatagttatagttggtcgagtctatgtctttgattagacccaaatagattttgatcttgagctcagtggtcgaacccaaatctataagtagattcaattgaaactgattaaccagttggtgtttaagataagattggcagtcttgatcggtggtcattaattgagagctacttgtatagattgagtctatgacgagttaatagcatatcctttccactgatctcacttatctggccaacatggtgaatcaaattttgatcagatcgcttaatgattagggttaacccatgcttactagaaaatcagttcaactgatttaggtgcccttagtTGAACTTGTCTTTGTCCTtgacatgacttgataaagtcagtgaaaggattgatgacttgtcagttggatcgACTTGTTCTAGTCCActctgatctgacttggtgaagtcaatgggaggattgagattagctggTCTATGCATTTAATtatgttaaattatattaattaaaaattttaaattattaggtacataaaatgagctagtatggtgataactagatcataaccttccattaagatgaatggtaatgggtccattatttctgattaacattgcaggcgccatccgtctggtgtttcattgaatgatggaattattttgcatcatatgatgactctattgtactatctgataaatggttggattgatcaagccatactcggatcagattattcattagttagaatcactgagtcgatttatgttaatagtttgacctaatcgaaaatTTCAGTAGaggtcca from Elaeis guineensis isolate ETL-2024a chromosome 9, EG11, whole genome shotgun sequence includes these protein-coding regions:
- the LOC105051433 gene encoding protein NRT1/ PTR FAMILY 4.6 isoform X1, whose product is MATQVFVDWKGNPVNKKKHGGVRSSYFIYFMVVMGNIAFVPNMLNLVNYLQGTMHMGISSSSTTVTNFIGAACGFALLGAFLSDSYITRFKTILIFGPVDFLGYALLALQAHLPSLHPSDCDMNGQQNNCEQVHGFNSALLYIALYTTALGEGCVRASLPSLGGDQFDDKDPVELQLKTSFFNWFTFGISLGGFIGLTLVVWIENNKGWDIGFGVSALAILLGVLAVASGVSFYRNQIPKGSPLTRIVQVFVAAFKNRKLVLPENVNQLQHNCEDMDIIEVLPHTKGFKFLDKASINHGDTGTWSCTVTQVEETKIVLRMLPILISTVLGYLPTPVLLTFTVQQGSTMNTKLGKIHISPATLFVIPVIFQMVILVIYDQFIVPFARRITGYVGGITNLQRVGIGFAASALATCVAALVERKRKNIVEEHGLEDFETGVPMSVFWLALQFFLLGIVDVTSFVGLLEFFNGEASRGMKSIGTAIFWCVLGLASLLGTFLVDMVNKATRHGASGRGWLEGANLNKSHLDWFYWLVTILELVALFNYMYWARRYVYRHDPRIPQELTEIDDKDSSKTKDVVAI
- the LOC105051433 gene encoding protein NRT1/ PTR FAMILY 4.6 isoform X3 produces the protein MVESEVHISSTGYALLALQAHLPSLHPSDCDMNGQQNNCEQVHGFNSALLYIALYTTALGEGCVRASLPSLGGDQFDDKDPVELQLKTSFFNWFTFGISLGGFIGLTLVVWIENNKGWDIGFGVSALAILLGVLAVASGVSFYRNQIPKGSPLTRIVQVFVAAFKNRKLVLPENVNQLQHNCEDMDIIEVLPHTKGFKFLDKASINHGDTGTWSCTVTQVEETKIVLRMLPILISTVLGYLPTPVLLTFTVQQGSTMNTKLGKIHISPATLFVIPVIFQMVILVIYDQFIVPFARRITGYVGGITNLQRVGIGFAASALATCVAALVERKRKNIVEEHGLEDFETGVPMSVFWLALQFFLLGIVDVTSFVGLLEFFNGEASRGMKSIGTAIFWCVLGLASLLGTFLVDMVNKATRHGASGRGWLEGANLNKSHLDWFYWLVTILELVALFNYMYWARRYVYRHDPRIPQELTEIDDKDSSKTKDVVAI
- the LOC105051433 gene encoding protein NRT1/ PTR FAMILY 4.6 isoform X2; translation: MALLDDFHQVMVVMGNIAFVPNMLNLVNYLQGTMHMGISSSSTTVTNFIGAACGFALLGAFLSDSYITRFKTILIFGPVDFLGYALLALQAHLPSLHPSDCDMNGQQNNCEQVHGFNSALLYIALYTTALGEGCVRASLPSLGGDQFDDKDPVELQLKTSFFNWFTFGISLGGFIGLTLVVWIENNKGWDIGFGVSALAILLGVLAVASGVSFYRNQIPKGSPLTRIVQVFVAAFKNRKLVLPENVNQLQHNCEDMDIIEVLPHTKGFKFLDKASINHGDTGTWSCTVTQVEETKIVLRMLPILISTVLGYLPTPVLLTFTVQQGSTMNTKLGKIHISPATLFVIPVIFQMVILVIYDQFIVPFARRITGYVGGITNLQRVGIGFAASALATCVAALVERKRKNIVEEHGLEDFETGVPMSVFWLALQFFLLGIVDVTSFVGLLEFFNGEASRGMKSIGTAIFWCVLGLASLLGTFLVDMVNKATRHGASGRGWLEGANLNKSHLDWFYWLVTILELVALFNYMYWARRYVYRHDPRIPQELTEIDDKDSSKTKDVVAI
- the LOC105051433 gene encoding protein NRT1/ PTR FAMILY 4.6 isoform X4, with protein sequence MTSIKGYALLALQAHLPSLHPSDCDMNGQQNNCEQVHGFNSALLYIALYTTALGEGCVRASLPSLGGDQFDDKDPVELQLKTSFFNWFTFGISLGGFIGLTLVVWIENNKGWDIGFGVSALAILLGVLAVASGVSFYRNQIPKGSPLTRIVQVFVAAFKNRKLVLPENVNQLQHNCEDMDIIEVLPHTKGFKFLDKASINHGDTGTWSCTVTQVEETKIVLRMLPILISTVLGYLPTPVLLTFTVQQGSTMNTKLGKIHISPATLFVIPVIFQMVILVIYDQFIVPFARRITGYVGGITNLQRVGIGFAASALATCVAALVERKRKNIVEEHGLEDFETGVPMSVFWLALQFFLLGIVDVTSFVGLLEFFNGEASRGMKSIGTAIFWCVLGLASLLGTFLVDMVNKATRHGASGRGWLEGANLNKSHLDWFYWLVTILELVALFNYMYWARRYVYRHDPRIPQELTEIDDKDSSKTKDVVAI